The region CTGCGTCCGCCAGCCGCAGAGCACGCCGAGCCGGCCGTAATGGTCGTCGTCTTCCGAGGCGACGATACGCTCGCCGACTTCCTTCTGAAACATCAGCGTCAGCGACTGCCAGAACGGCGGCCAGGCCTTCGGCAGCAGCCAGTTGACCAGAAGCTGCGTACCGACATTGTAGGGCAGGTTGGCGATGATCTTGATCGGGCCTTCCGGCGCCAAGGCCTCGAAATCGGTCTTCAGCGCATCGCCTTCGATCACCTCCAGCCGGCCGGGATAGTGATCGGCGATCTCGGCGAGCGCCGGCAGGCAGCGTGTATCCCGCTCGACGGCGATAACCTTTTTGGCGCCGAGCGCCAGGATTGCCCGCGTCAGCCCGCCCGGGCCGGGGCCGACCTCGAAGACGGTCGCCTCGTCGAGCGCGCCCGCCGTGCGGGCGATCTTCTGCGTCAGGTTGAGGTCGAGCAGGAAGTTCTGCCCGAGCGCCTTGCGTGCGTCGAGGCCGTGACGCTGGATGACGTCGCGAAGCGGCGGCAGGCCATCAAGTGCTGCCATCAGCGGCGGCTTTCCGCACTGCGGCCGAGCTGGGCGGCGAGCTTCAGCGCCGCAACCAGGCTCTGCTCCCGCGCCAGTCCCTTGCCGGCGATGCCGAAAGCGGTGCCGTGATCGGGCGAGGTGCGCACGAAGGGAAGCCCGAGCGTGACGTTGACGCTGTCGTCGAAACCGAGCGCCTTGGCCGGGATCAGCGCCTGATCGTGATACATGCAGACGGCGACGTCATATCGCGCCCGCGCCTCGTCGTGGAACATCGTGTCGGCGGGCAGGGGGCCGATCGCATCGATGCCCTCGTCGCGCAGGCGCTCGATCGCCGGGCGGATGACATCCTCGTCCTCCCTGCCGATCGTCCCGCCTTCGCCCGCATGCGGGTTGAGACCGGCGACGGCGAGCCGCGGCGCCTCGATGCCGAAGCGCTGCCTCAGGTCTTCATGGGCGATCCGGCAGGTTTCGACGATCAGGTCGCCGCTCAGCGCCTGCGGCACGTCCCGGACCGGAATGTGGATGGTGACGGGAATGGCCCGAAGCTTCGGTCCCGACAGCATCATCACAGGCGTCACCGGCCTGCCGGTCGCCCTGGCGGCGAGATCGGCGAGAAATTCGGTATGGCCGGGAAACCGGAAGCCGGCCTCGTAGAGCACGGATTTGGCGATCGGGTTGGTCACGACCGCAAGCGCCTCGCGGTTAATGACAAGCGACACGGCTTTCTCGATCGCCGCGATCGTGCCTTTCGCTGACGCCGCATGCGGCTCGCCGGCCACCACTTCGATACCGGCCGGCACCGTCATGACCGGCAGCGCGTCGGCAAATAGGCCGGCCGCCTCGCTGGTTTTATCGACCCCGCGGATCG is a window of Rhizobium sp. N324 DNA encoding:
- the rsmA gene encoding 16S rRNA (adenine(1518)-N(6)/adenine(1519)-N(6))-dimethyltransferase RsmA, yielding MAALDGLPPLRDVIQRHGLDARKALGQNFLLDLNLTQKIARTAGALDEATVFEVGPGPGGLTRAILALGAKKVIAVERDTRCLPALAEIADHYPGRLEVIEGDALKTDFEALAPEGPIKIIANLPYNVGTQLLVNWLLPKAWPPFWQSLTLMFQKEVGERIVASEDDDHYGRLGVLCGWRTQARMAFDVPPQAFTPPPKVTSTVVHLTPRENPIPCAVANLERVTQAAFGQRRKMLRQSLKPLGGERLLVKAGIDPARRAETLSVEEFCLLANSL
- the pdxA gene encoding 4-hydroxythreonine-4-phosphate dehydrogenase PdxA, whose product is MTIPFSQPLALSQGDPAGIGPDITLMAWLRRRELGLPPFFLIGDPDVLALRARQLNLSVSIRGVDKTSEAAGLFADALPVMTVPAGIEVVAGEPHAASAKGTIAAIEKAVSLVINREALAVVTNPIAKSVLYEAGFRFPGHTEFLADLAARATGRPVTPVMMLSGPKLRAIPVTIHIPVRDVPQALSGDLIVETCRIAHEDLRQRFGIEAPRLAVAGLNPHAGEGGTIGREDEDVIRPAIERLRDEGIDAIGPLPADTMFHDEARARYDVAVCMYHDQALIPAKALGFDDSVNVTLGLPFVRTSPDHGTAFGIAGKGLAREQSLVAALKLAAQLGRSAESRR